The following proteins are encoded in a genomic region of Streptomyces lunaelactis:
- a CDS encoding SchA/CurD-like domain-containing protein: protein MTTLSERISQSAFDGSRLRVVLLLDLHDGAQKQFLEAYEHLRNQVASVPGHISDQLCQSIENPSQWLITSEWESAPPFLAWVNSEEHVETVQPLHSCVRDTRSLRFSVLRETGQPAVAPEPHKGLQAAPRVGDGVVRHALTFTVKPGSEKKVAKILAGYTSPAAHVDEHTRLRRTSLFMHGNRVVRAIEVHGDLLAALRHVSQQPEVRAVEEAINPYLEQDRDLNDPNSARVFFTRAALPAVHHVAADGQNPADVNRHALFYQAKDGCGMALARLLAGQDEAAADSPSSPIVSSTIFQRDDIVVRLIDLTGPLDARPALSFGVEGPHKAATLTRLLADGKDGVPVSDEEISGVLARSDMHLITDRSAAPES from the coding sequence ATGACCACCCTGTCGGAACGCATATCGCAGTCCGCCTTCGACGGCTCCAGGCTTCGAGTCGTGCTGCTGCTGGACCTCCACGACGGCGCCCAGAAGCAGTTCCTCGAGGCGTACGAGCACCTCCGCAACCAAGTGGCATCGGTGCCGGGTCACATCAGCGACCAGCTGTGCCAGTCGATAGAGAACCCCTCGCAGTGGCTCATCACCAGCGAATGGGAGAGCGCACCGCCCTTCCTGGCCTGGGTGAACAGCGAGGAGCACGTCGAGACCGTCCAGCCGCTGCACAGCTGCGTACGCGACACGCGGTCGCTGCGGTTCAGCGTCCTGCGGGAGACCGGACAGCCCGCCGTCGCACCCGAGCCGCACAAGGGTCTCCAGGCGGCGCCCCGGGTCGGGGACGGAGTGGTACGCCACGCCCTCACCTTCACGGTCAAGCCGGGCAGTGAGAAGAAGGTCGCGAAGATCCTGGCCGGGTACACCTCCCCGGCGGCCCACGTCGACGAGCACACCCGGCTGCGCCGCACCTCGCTCTTCATGCACGGCAACCGCGTCGTACGGGCCATCGAGGTGCATGGCGACCTGCTCGCGGCCCTGCGGCACGTGTCCCAGCAGCCCGAGGTCAGGGCCGTCGAGGAAGCCATCAACCCGTACCTGGAGCAGGACCGGGACCTCAACGACCCCAACTCCGCGCGGGTTTTCTTCACCCGGGCCGCACTCCCCGCGGTGCACCACGTGGCGGCCGACGGGCAGAACCCCGCCGATGTCAACCGGCACGCGCTCTTCTACCAGGCCAAGGACGGCTGCGGGATGGCCCTCGCCCGGCTGCTCGCAGGTCAGGACGAGGCGGCGGCCGACAGCCCCAGCAGCCCCATCGTGAGCAGCACGATCTTCCAGCGCGACGACATCGTCGTCCGGCTCATCGATCTGACCGGCCCGCTCGACGCGCGACCTGCCCTGTCGTTCGGTGTCGAAGGCCCCCACAAGGCGGCCACGCTCACCCGGCTGCTCGCCGACGGCAAGGACGGCGTGCCGGTCAGCGACGAGGAGATCTCCGGCGTCCTCGCCCGCTCCGACATGCACCTCATCACCGACCGCTCCGCGGCGCCGGAATCCTGA
- a CDS encoding cupin domain-containing protein yields the protein MTTHRPRIVDLSETQPNRRRGGDLRALLTPTAVGATSGFMGLAIVQPGERIGEHYHPYSEEFVYVVSGLLEVDLDGETHAMRPDQGLLIPLNMRHRFRNVGKVEARMVFHLGPLAPRPELGHVDTEETESAEHSASAKQGMPPERTGAVS from the coding sequence ATGACCACGCACCGCCCACGCATCGTGGATCTCAGCGAGACCCAGCCCAACCGCAGGCGCGGAGGCGACCTGCGCGCCCTGCTCACCCCGACCGCGGTGGGTGCCACCAGCGGTTTCATGGGCCTGGCGATCGTCCAGCCCGGCGAACGCATCGGTGAGCACTACCACCCGTACTCCGAGGAGTTCGTGTACGTCGTGAGCGGCCTCCTCGAGGTCGATCTGGACGGTGAGACGCACGCGATGCGGCCCGACCAGGGGCTCCTGATCCCGCTGAACATGCGCCACCGGTTCCGTAACGTCGGAAAAGTGGAGGCTCGCATGGTCTTCCACCTCGGCCCGCTCGCCCCGCGCCCGGAGCTCGGGCATGTCGACACCGAGGAGACCGAATCGGCCGAGCACTCCGCGAGCGCCAAGCAGGGCATGCCCCCGGAACGGACTGGGGCGGTTTCGTGA